The Streptomyces seoulensis genome contains a region encoding:
- a CDS encoding DUF6480 family protein, protein MPDSLQPPGETPPVEGSTAEAHPERPDGGPFEHPRFWLFLIILGCAMIAAFFLVRMIDL, encoded by the coding sequence ATGCCCGACTCACTGCAGCCGCCCGGCGAGACCCCTCCCGTCGAGGGATCGACCGCGGAGGCCCACCCCGAACGGCCGGACGGCGGGCCCTTCGAGCACCCCCGGTTCTGGCTGTTCCTCATCATCCTCGGCTGCGCGATGATCGCCGCGTTCTTCCTGGTCAGGATGATCGACCTGTGA
- a CDS encoding UbiA family prenyltransferase yields MATPEHSTTGGSPATWARRAAALAGACHPGPLVVVTALTAALTVAAGQEPGRGLLTTGAVLTGQLSIGWCNDAFDARRDVDTGRRGKPVADGTIGTGQVWTAACAALALCVPLSFACGRSAGAVHLTAVAAAWAYDLRLKATRWSWAPYAVAFAALPAFVTLGLPGRPWPAWWVVAAGGLLGVGAHLGNVLPDIRGDLATGVRGWPQRLGPDRVRLLLPVPLVTASALLALAPPGPPGARRVAALAGAGLIAVAGTVLGRRRERAAFAAAVAVAALDVALLLGGGGLGTGAS; encoded by the coding sequence GTGGCGACTCCCGAGCACTCGACGACCGGCGGCTCCCCGGCGACCTGGGCCCGCCGGGCGGCCGCCCTGGCCGGGGCCTGCCACCCCGGTCCCCTGGTGGTGGTCACCGCGCTGACGGCCGCGCTGACCGTGGCCGCGGGTCAGGAACCGGGACGCGGCCTGCTGACCACCGGCGCCGTGCTGACCGGGCAACTGTCCATCGGCTGGTGCAACGACGCCTTCGACGCGCGCCGGGACGTCGACACCGGCCGCCGGGGCAAACCCGTCGCCGACGGAACGATCGGCACGGGCCAGGTGTGGACGGCCGCGTGTGCCGCGCTGGCCCTGTGCGTCCCGCTCTCCTTCGCCTGCGGCCGGTCGGCGGGCGCCGTCCATCTGACCGCTGTCGCGGCGGCCTGGGCCTACGACCTGCGGCTCAAGGCCACCCGCTGGTCCTGGGCGCCGTACGCGGTGGCCTTCGCCGCGCTCCCGGCGTTCGTCACCCTGGGCCTGCCGGGCCGCCCGTGGCCCGCCTGGTGGGTCGTCGCCGCCGGGGGGCTGCTGGGCGTCGGGGCCCACCTCGGCAATGTGCTGCCGGACATCCGCGGGGACCTGGCGACCGGCGTACGGGGCTGGCCGCAGCGGCTGGGTCCCGACCGGGTACGACTGCTGCTGCCGGTACCCCTGGTCACCGCGTCCGCCCTGCTGGCGCTGGCGCCGCCCGGACCGCCCGGTGCGCGCCGGGTGGCCGCGCTGGCGGGGGCCGGGCTGATCGCGGTGGCCGGCACGGTACTGGGCCGCCGCCGGGAGCGGGCCGCGTTCGCGGCGGCTGTCGCCGTCGCGGCGCTGGACGTGGCGCTGCTGCTGGGCGGCGGTGGCCTCGGAACCGGCGCATCCTGA
- a CDS encoding type III polyketide synthase: protein MTRIAALHGALAPHRYAQSEITDMVARACLPEGADRRLLDRLHHNAGVRSRHMTLPLDRYETLDGFGAANDIFIATATDLGTRVIREALRGAGLSAADVDLLVFTSVTGVAVPSVDARVAGRLGLRPDVRRLPLFGLGCAGGAAGLARMHDLLLGRPDQVAVLLSVELCSLTLQHGDASTANLVATGLFGDGASAVVACGAERAGEFTGPTIVDARSRLYPDAGDALGWDIGDSGFKVVLDPGIPEVLRRHLADDVEEFLGDHGLKPQDVTAWVCHPGGPRILGAVTDALDLPADELTLSRRHLAEVGNLSSSSVLHVLRDTLSEHPPPPGTPGLLLAIGPGLACELVLLRW from the coding sequence ATGACGCGGATCGCCGCCCTCCACGGTGCCCTCGCGCCGCACCGGTACGCCCAGTCCGAGATCACCGACATGGTGGCCCGTGCCTGTCTGCCCGAGGGCGCCGACCGCCGGCTGCTGGACCGGCTGCACCACAACGCCGGGGTCCGCTCCCGCCACATGACCCTGCCGCTCGACCGGTACGAGACGCTGGACGGCTTCGGCGCCGCCAACGACATCTTCATCGCCACCGCCACCGATCTGGGCACCAGGGTGATCCGGGAAGCGCTGCGCGGGGCCGGGCTGTCGGCGGCCGATGTGGACCTGCTGGTCTTCACGTCGGTCACGGGTGTCGCCGTCCCGTCGGTCGACGCACGGGTGGCGGGGCGGCTCGGGCTGCGGCCGGACGTCCGGCGGCTGCCGCTGTTCGGGCTGGGCTGTGCCGGAGGCGCGGCGGGCCTGGCGCGGATGCACGACCTCCTGCTGGGGCGACCCGATCAGGTGGCGGTGCTGCTGTCGGTCGAGCTGTGTTCGCTCACCCTCCAGCACGGCGACGCCTCGACGGCCAATCTGGTCGCCACCGGCCTCTTCGGGGACGGCGCCAGCGCGGTCGTGGCCTGCGGCGCCGAGCGCGCGGGCGAGTTCACGGGTCCCACGATCGTGGACGCCCGCAGCCGTCTGTACCCGGACGCCGGTGACGCCCTGGGCTGGGACATCGGGGACTCCGGCTTCAAGGTCGTCCTCGATCCGGGGATTCCCGAGGTGCTGCGCCGCCATCTCGCCGACGACGTCGAGGAGTTCCTCGGCGACCACGGCCTGAAACCCCAGGACGTCACGGCCTGGGTGTGCCACCCCGGAGGCCCCAGGATCCTGGGGGCCGTCACCGACGCGCTCGATCTCCCCGCCGACGAACTCACCTTGAGCAGACGCCACTTGGCCGAGGTGGGCAACCTCTCCTCGTCCTCCGTCCTCCACGTACTGCGCGACACCCTCTCCGAACACCCCCCGCCACCCGGGACTCCGGGCCTGCTGCTGGCCATCGGACCGGGGCTGGCCTGCGAGTTGGTGTTGCTGCGCTGGTGA
- a CDS encoding isoprenylcysteine carboxyl methyltransferase family protein, with the protein MIWYALLVAAVAGERVAELVVARRNERWSRARRAIVAGDGHYPAMVALHVGLLVGCPLEVWLAGRPFVPALAWPMLAVLAGAQALRWWCIGTLGPRWNTRVIVVPGLPLVARGPYRLLRHPNYVAVVAEGLALPLVHTAWVTAVVFTVLDAVVLTVRIRCENQALATADAPVPA; encoded by the coding sequence ATGATCTGGTACGCACTGCTGGTGGCCGCCGTGGCGGGTGAGCGGGTCGCCGAACTCGTCGTGGCGCGCCGCAACGAGCGGTGGAGCCGGGCCCGGCGCGCGATCGTGGCGGGCGACGGTCACTATCCGGCGATGGTGGCCCTGCACGTGGGTCTGCTGGTCGGCTGCCCGCTGGAGGTGTGGCTCGCCGGCCGGCCCTTCGTGCCCGCGCTGGCCTGGCCGATGCTGGCCGTGCTCGCGGGCGCCCAGGCGCTGCGCTGGTGGTGCATCGGCACGCTCGGGCCGCGCTGGAACACCCGCGTGATCGTCGTACCCGGTCTGCCGCTGGTGGCGCGGGGGCCGTACCGGCTGCTGCGGCACCCGAACTACGTGGCCGTCGTGGCCGAGGGGCTGGCGCTGCCGCTGGTGCACACCGCCTGGGTGACGGCGGTCGTCTTCACGGTGCTCGACGCCGTCGTGCTCACCGTGCGCATCCGGTGCGAGAACCAGGCCCTGGCCACCGCCGACGCACCGGTACCGGCGTGA
- a CDS encoding NAD(P)/FAD-dependent oxidoreductase, translating to MIDVLVAGGGPAGLAAAVHARLAGLTVVVVEPRTAPVDKACGEGVMPGGVAALRALGVEAAGRELRGIRYVDGARRAEAPFRDSPGLGVRRTTLHHALHERALSLGVHVEPGKVGEVRQTPDGVTAAGITARWLIAADGLHSPTRRRLGLELPGGARGRYGLRRHYRVEPWTDFVEVHWSGHGEAYVTPVADDLVGVAVLSRVRRGYDEHLAGFPALTAVLRGAAATQVRGAGPLLQRVRRRVAGRVLLVGDAAGYVDALTGEGIALALATAEAAVRGVVAGRPERYERDWTLLTRRHRLLTRALLAASGRPGTARLVVPLACRVPAVFSAAVHALR from the coding sequence GTGATCGACGTCCTGGTGGCCGGTGGCGGGCCGGCCGGGCTGGCCGCGGCCGTGCACGCGAGGCTCGCCGGACTGACCGTCGTGGTGGTGGAGCCGCGTACAGCGCCCGTGGACAAGGCGTGCGGGGAAGGCGTGATGCCCGGCGGGGTCGCCGCGTTGCGGGCGCTGGGCGTCGAGGCGGCGGGCCGGGAGCTGCGCGGCATCCGCTACGTCGACGGCGCCCGCCGCGCCGAAGCTCCCTTCCGTGACAGCCCGGGGCTGGGCGTCCGCCGTACGACCCTCCACCACGCGCTCCACGAGCGTGCCCTCAGCCTCGGCGTGCACGTCGAGCCCGGCAAGGTCGGTGAGGTGCGCCAGACGCCGGACGGCGTCACGGCCGCCGGGATCACGGCGCGGTGGCTGATCGCCGCCGACGGCCTGCACTCCCCCACGCGCCGTCGGCTGGGGCTGGAACTGCCCGGCGGCGCGCGGGGCCGCTACGGGCTGCGCCGGCACTACCGCGTCGAACCGTGGACGGACTTCGTCGAGGTCCACTGGTCCGGCCACGGCGAGGCGTACGTGACACCAGTCGCCGACGATCTGGTGGGGGTCGCGGTGCTCAGCCGCGTCCGGCGCGGTTACGACGAGCATCTGGCCGGTTTCCCGGCGCTCACCGCCGTGCTGCGCGGGGCCGCCGCGACCCAGGTGCGGGGCGCCGGGCCGCTGCTCCAGCGGGTGCGGCGCAGGGTCGCGGGCCGGGTGCTGCTCGTCGGCGACGCGGCGGGCTACGTGGACGCCCTCACCGGGGAGGGCATCGCCCTCGCCCTGGCGACCGCCGAGGCCGCCGTGCGCGGTGTCGTGGCCGGACGGCCGGAGCGGTACGAGCGGGACTGGACCCTGCTGACGCGGCGCCACCGCCTGCTGACCAGGGCATTGCTGGCCGCGAGCGGCCGTCCGGGGACCGCCCGGCTCGTCGTTCCGCTGGCGTGCCGGGTGCCCGCGGTCTTCTCGGCGGCGGTCCACGCGCTCCGGTGA
- a CDS encoding SDR family NAD(P)-dependent oxidoreductase, which produces MNDVKPLALVTGASSGIGFELAMQLAERGYDLIINAENENGLRQAAQQIRAVGVSVEAVRADLRHYDQVEELWTAVTAAERPLDVAVLNAGVGQGGAFADTDLADELEIVDLNVRSTVHLAKRVVRQMVDRGRGRILVTSSIASTIPGTFQAVYNASKSFVQSLTQALQSELKDTGVTLTALMPGPTETDFFHRAEMDDTQVGRQEKDDPAEVAREGLDALFAGRDKVIAGSAATKAQGIAAKVVPDKLKAEAHRKLAEPGSGDQD; this is translated from the coding sequence ATGAACGACGTGAAGCCCCTCGCCCTCGTCACGGGCGCGTCCAGCGGTATCGGTTTCGAACTGGCCATGCAGTTGGCCGAGCGCGGTTACGACCTGATCATCAACGCCGAGAACGAGAACGGGCTGCGCCAGGCGGCCCAGCAGATCCGGGCGGTCGGGGTGTCGGTGGAGGCGGTCCGCGCCGACCTGCGCCACTACGACCAGGTCGAGGAGCTGTGGACGGCGGTCACCGCGGCGGAGCGCCCGCTCGACGTCGCGGTGCTCAACGCGGGCGTCGGCCAGGGCGGCGCCTTCGCGGACACCGATCTCGCGGACGAACTGGAGATCGTCGATCTCAACGTGCGTTCGACCGTGCATCTGGCCAAGCGGGTCGTGCGTCAGATGGTCGACCGCGGCCGGGGCCGCATCCTGGTCACCTCGTCCATCGCCTCCACGATTCCCGGCACCTTCCAGGCCGTGTACAACGCGTCGAAGTCGTTCGTGCAGTCCCTCACCCAGGCGTTGCAGAGCGAGCTGAAGGACACCGGCGTCACGCTGACCGCGCTCATGCCGGGCCCCACCGAGACGGACTTCTTCCACCGTGCGGAGATGGACGACACCCAGGTCGGCCGACAGGAGAAGGACGACCCCGCCGAGGTCGCGCGGGAGGGACTGGATGCCCTTTTCGCGGGCAGGGACAAGGTGATCGCGGGGTCGGCCGCGACGAAGGCGCAGGGAATCGCCGCCAAGGTGGTGCCCGACAAGCTCAAGGCCGAGGCCCACCGCAAGCTGGCCGAACCCGGCTCCGGCGACCAGGACTGA
- a CDS encoding glutamate--cysteine ligase 2 codes for MRSVGVEEELLLVDAETGEPQAVSAAVLAHSDGAVGTHGEQVFEQELQRQQVEFATSPQTRADELAAEIRRCRAEAARLAGRTGAAVAALGTSPLPVSPALTPDPRYRWMAERFGLTLSDQLTCGCHVHVSVDSDEEGVAVLDRIRPWLPVLLALSANSPFWQGQDSSYSSYRSQMWGRWPSAGPTEIFGSADRYHEQVRDMVGTGVLRDEGMLYFDARLSHRYPTVEIRVADVCLDPDTTVLLALLCRALVETAARQWQAGEPPARLGTSLVHLANWQAARYGLDDRLLHPLTMRPAPAETVVRALFDHVRDALDAHGDTKGVQDTLSGLLKHGNGARAQRAILGRTDSLRAVVTECVRLTAGG; via the coding sequence GTGCGCAGCGTGGGAGTGGAGGAGGAACTTCTCCTGGTGGACGCGGAGACGGGTGAACCGCAGGCCGTCTCGGCCGCGGTGCTGGCCCACTCCGACGGAGCCGTCGGGACACATGGCGAGCAGGTCTTCGAGCAGGAACTGCAGCGCCAGCAGGTGGAGTTCGCCACCAGCCCGCAGACGCGGGCGGACGAACTCGCGGCCGAGATCCGCCGGTGCCGTGCCGAGGCGGCACGGCTCGCCGGGCGGACGGGTGCCGCGGTCGCCGCCCTCGGCACCTCTCCCCTCCCGGTCAGCCCGGCGCTGACCCCCGATCCCCGGTACCGCTGGATGGCCGAGCGCTTCGGGCTGACCCTGTCGGACCAGCTCACCTGCGGGTGTCATGTGCACGTCTCGGTGGACTCCGACGAGGAGGGCGTCGCCGTGCTGGACCGCATCCGTCCCTGGCTGCCCGTCCTGCTCGCGCTGAGCGCCAACTCCCCTTTCTGGCAGGGCCAGGACAGTTCCTACAGCAGCTATCGCAGCCAGATGTGGGGACGCTGGCCCTCGGCCGGGCCGACGGAGATCTTCGGCTCCGCCGACCGGTACCACGAGCAGGTACGCGACATGGTCGGCACCGGGGTCCTGCGGGACGAGGGGATGCTCTACTTCGACGCCCGCCTCTCCCACCGGTACCCCACGGTCGAGATCAGGGTGGCCGACGTCTGCCTGGACCCGGACACCACGGTCCTCCTGGCGCTGCTGTGCCGCGCCCTCGTCGAGACGGCCGCCCGCCAGTGGCAGGCGGGCGAACCCCCGGCCCGGCTCGGCACCTCGCTGGTGCATCTCGCCAACTGGCAGGCCGCCCGCTACGGCCTCGACGACCGTCTGCTGCATCCCCTGACCATGCGCCCGGCCCCGGCGGAGACGGTGGTGCGCGCGCTGTTCGACCACGTCCGCGACGCCCTGGACGCCCACGGCGACACCAAGGGCGTCCAGGACACCTTGTCGGGCCTGCTGAAGCACGGCAACGGCGCGAGGGCGCAGCGCGCGATCCTGGGGCGCACCGACAGCCTCCGGGCCGTCGTCACCGAGTGCGTACGCCTCACCGCCGGAGGATGA
- a CDS encoding gas vesicle protein K, with amino-acid sequence MPEKPANALAAHMRTDPDTVERDLMKLVLTIVELLRQLMERTAIHRVDQGDLDDDQEERIGMTLMILQDRMEELCERYNLTMDELNLDLGPLGSLLPRDL; translated from the coding sequence ATGCCGGAAAAACCCGCGAACGCGCTCGCGGCCCATATGCGGACGGATCCCGACACGGTGGAACGGGATCTCATGAAGCTGGTGCTCACCATTGTCGAATTGCTGCGCCAGCTCATGGAGCGCACCGCCATTCACCGGGTGGACCAGGGAGATCTCGATGACGACCAGGAGGAACGCATCGGTATGACGCTGATGATTCTCCAGGACCGCATGGAAGAACTCTGTGAGCGGTACAACCTGACAATGGACGAACTGAATCTGGATCTCGGGCCGTTGGGATCGCTGCTGCCTAGGGACCTCTGA
- a CDS encoding gas vesicle protein: MRPADGQDVEPVAQPPVALIDLLDRLLNGGAVLTGDIVLSIADVDLVHINLRAVIRSITGDAPGPAIMPPRARTEEL, from the coding sequence ATGCGGCCCGCCGACGGACAGGACGTCGAGCCGGTGGCCCAGCCGCCCGTCGCCCTGATCGACCTGCTGGACCGGCTGCTGAACGGCGGGGCGGTGCTCACCGGCGACATCGTGCTGAGCATCGCCGATGTCGACCTGGTGCACATCAACCTCCGCGCGGTCATCCGCTCGATCACGGGGGACGCGCCGGGGCCCGCCATCATGCCGCCGCGTGCCCGTACCGAGGAGCTGTGA